The Aureispira anguillae genome contains a region encoding:
- a CDS encoding dihydroorotate oxidase produces the protein MSINLSTTVGAVSLNSCIYNASGPKCTTKEELENIGKSFSAAILTKSSTLELRTGNPSPRYFENELGSINSMGLPNQGYQFYADLATSMQQYNKPYFISVAGLSLENNLVMLKHLNQVDNIDAIELNLSCPNVPGKPQTGYDFERTQQVLDQVCKFDRHSLGIKLPPYFDLIHFRQMADIINQYPIKFVTCVNSIGNGLVIDVNTEQVVIKPKNGFGGVGGDYIKPTALANVRQFYLLLRDDIDIIGSGGAKNGSDVFEHILCGASAVQIGTQYMREGANCFERIEKELKNLMAQKNYQSIDDFKGKLQSIS, from the coding sequence ATGTCAATTAATTTAAGTACTACGGTTGGCGCTGTTTCTCTAAACAGCTGTATTTATAACGCTTCTGGTCCAAAATGTACAACAAAAGAAGAACTAGAAAATATTGGAAAAAGTTTTTCGGCTGCTATACTAACAAAGAGTTCTACCCTAGAATTGAGAACAGGGAACCCAAGTCCTAGATACTTTGAAAATGAATTAGGAAGCATTAATTCTATGGGACTCCCCAACCAAGGCTATCAATTTTATGCTGATTTAGCAACTTCTATGCAACAATATAACAAACCCTATTTTATCTCTGTTGCAGGGCTTTCTTTAGAAAACAATTTGGTGATGCTAAAACATCTTAATCAGGTTGATAATATTGATGCCATCGAACTCAATTTATCTTGTCCCAATGTTCCTGGAAAGCCACAAACTGGCTATGATTTTGAACGCACCCAACAGGTTCTTGATCAGGTTTGTAAATTCGATCGTCATTCTCTAGGTATTAAATTACCCCCTTATTTCGATTTAATTCATTTTCGCCAGATGGCAGACATTATCAATCAATACCCTATCAAATTTGTAACTTGTGTTAACAGTATTGGCAATGGCTTAGTGATTGATGTTAATACAGAACAAGTTGTGATCAAACCCAAAAATGGCTTTGGTGGTGTTGGGGGGGATTATATCAAACCAACAGCATTAGCCAATGTTCGCCAATTTTATTTATTACTTCGAGATGATATTGACATTATTGGTTCAGGGGGAGCTAAAAATGGCTCTGATGTATTTGAACACATACTTTGCGGTGCTTCTGCTGTCCAAATTGGCACCCAATATATGCGTGAAGGAGCCAATTGCTTTGAAAGAATCGAAAAAGAATTAAAAAATTTAATGGCTCAAAAAAATTATCAATCAATTGACGATT
- the pyrF gene encoding orotidine-5'-phosphate decarboxylase has product MNKKELALKLFDLGVLQFGEFTLKSGLQSPFYLDFRRIVAYPDILKNISEQLWNLVTDLEFDHLCGVPYAALSLSSTMAVLHSKSMIVKRKEQKKHGTKKMVEGIYQKGDTCVVIDDVISSGISMIETLEALEGEGLKIKHVLSIVDRMQGGAVMLNDYGYEVRTVYTIREVLEYLKEGGKVNQKQYTDTLVFIETNRIDFEQVRARRKQRTSYSYKKIGKEAKHPVAKRLTEIVLKKKTNLCCSADVKTSAELLALADAVGPNICMIKTHTDNLSDFTPEIIEELKKLAEKHNFLIFEDRKFADIGHIVMQQFTAAPLCIADWADVVTVHVVAGSSSIEALKATGKLDTTALIVVAEMSTQDTLTDQKYTEKAMTIAEQHSDIVLGTVSQNYRSDNPGIMMLTPGINTDRKKDGLGQTYNHPDEAFAKRGVDIMIVGRGIYSSDNPRLQSEIYKKIGWESYLKRDNDA; this is encoded by the coding sequence ATGAACAAAAAAGAGCTTGCACTTAAACTATTTGATTTAGGTGTTCTCCAGTTTGGAGAGTTTACCCTAAAAAGCGGACTCCAGTCACCCTTCTACCTTGATTTTCGCCGAATTGTTGCTTATCCCGATATTTTAAAAAATATTAGCGAACAGCTTTGGAACTTGGTTACAGATTTAGAGTTTGATCATTTGTGTGGTGTTCCTTATGCAGCACTCTCTTTAAGCTCGACGATGGCAGTTTTGCATTCTAAGTCAATGATTGTTAAACGAAAAGAACAAAAGAAACATGGTACCAAAAAAATGGTGGAGGGCATCTACCAAAAGGGCGATACCTGTGTTGTGATTGACGATGTTATTAGTAGCGGGATTTCTATGATTGAAACCTTAGAGGCATTAGAAGGAGAGGGGCTAAAGATTAAGCATGTTTTATCTATTGTTGATAGAATGCAAGGAGGGGCTGTGATGTTAAACGATTATGGCTATGAAGTACGGACGGTTTATACGATTAGAGAGGTGCTTGAATATTTAAAAGAAGGGGGAAAAGTCAACCAAAAACAATACACTGACACCCTTGTTTTTATTGAAACTAACCGTATTGACTTTGAACAGGTTAGAGCTCGTAGAAAGCAGCGAACTTCTTATTCTTACAAAAAGATAGGAAAAGAGGCAAAACATCCTGTTGCAAAGCGATTGACAGAGATTGTTCTCAAAAAGAAAACAAACCTTTGTTGTTCTGCTGATGTAAAAACATCTGCTGAATTATTAGCACTTGCCGATGCTGTTGGTCCTAATATTTGTATGATTAAGACACATACCGATAACCTTAGTGATTTTACGCCTGAAATTATAGAAGAATTAAAGAAATTAGCTGAAAAGCATAATTTTTTAATCTTTGAAGATCGAAAATTTGCAGATATAGGACATATTGTAATGCAGCAATTTACTGCTGCACCTCTATGCATTGCCGATTGGGCGGATGTTGTGACGGTTCATGTTGTTGCTGGATCATCTAGTATTGAGGCACTTAAAGCAACTGGGAAATTGGATACTACGGCTTTGATTGTCGTAGCAGAAATGTCTACCCAAGATACGTTGACGGATCAAAAATACACTGAAAAAGCAATGACTATTGCAGAACAACATAGTGACATTGTTTTGGGGACAGTTTCTCAAAATTATCGTTCTGATAATCCTGGGATTATGATGTTAACTCCTGGTATTAATACAGATCGCAAAAAAGATGGTTTAGGACAAACTTATAATCACCCCGATGAAGCATTTGCAAAACGAGGAGTTGATATTATGATTGTAGGTAGAGGAATCTATTCTTCTGATAATCCTAGATTGCAATCTGAGATTTATAAAAAAATTGGCTGGGAAAGCTATTTAAAGCGTGATAATGATGCTTAG
- a CDS encoding DUF4286 family protein — translation MIIYNVTVKINPEVHEEWLNWMKTVHIPDVMKTGRFQSNQIAKVLGQDESDGITYAIQYTCVDMKTLHLYTVTEAPALQKDHTERYQGKFVAYRTLLEIID, via the coding sequence ATGATTATTTATAATGTTACAGTAAAAATAAATCCTGAGGTGCATGAAGAGTGGCTAAATTGGATGAAAACCGTTCATATCCCTGATGTCATGAAAACGGGACGTTTTCAAAGCAACCAAATTGCCAAAGTACTTGGGCAAGATGAAAGCGATGGAATCACTTATGCCATTCAATATACCTGCGTAGATATGAAAACGCTACACTTATATACCGTCACAGAAGCTCCTGCGCTTCAAAAGGATCATACTGAACGCTATCAAGGTAAATTTGTTGCTTATCGTACCTTGCTAGAGATTATCGATTAA